One genomic window of Myxocyprinus asiaticus isolate MX2 ecotype Aquarium Trade chromosome 5, UBuf_Myxa_2, whole genome shotgun sequence includes the following:
- the LOC127441336 gene encoding SURP and G-patch domain-containing protein 1-like isoform X3 encodes MKQEELIAQKKREIEAKLKEQKQNQKQSKPCSSSPSQASSSSSSSSNKFVNDGSFLQQFLQMQREKSCADAGSKSESPGSAPSAQSPSAAATPAQKKSILIGKRPGLGVGSMINQFKNYSQSKKTALVAARPSVFSSPDDEDEEDDDAHYLEVKVSPPEDEDLRLIIDKMASFVAEGGAELEKKAMEDYKDNPMFSFLFERGGKEFLYYRKRVAEIRKQTSAQSDVSSSVDENTRKVAEKLARFVADGGTEVEIMAAEHNRDNPAFSFLYEYQSAAHRFYKAKVDEFRQCKSSSESQTQEDTPPTTAKRKRKSRWGAEDDKVELPPPTVTNHHITEHENNTPALTDQELSSLGYKKGKPVGLVGVTELSDEQKKQLKEQQEMQEMYDMIMKHKRAMQDMQLLWEKAIKNHQHEYDSDEEVDHEAGTWEHRLRQMEMEKTREWAEQLTEMGKGKHFIGDFLPPDELEKFMETFKALKEGRDPDYSEYKEFKLTVENIGFQMLMKMGWKEGEGLGSEAQGIKNPVNRGSTAVDGAGFGVDRPAELNKSDDEYDAFRKRMMLAYRFRPNPLNNPRRPYY; translated from the exons ATGAAACAGGAAGAGCTGATCGCTCAGAAGAAGAGAGAGATTGAAGCCAAACTGAAAGAACAGAAACAGAACCAGAAACAGAGCAAACCCTGCag CTCTTCTCCCTCACaggcatcatcatcatcatcatcatcatctaatAAGTTTGTGAATGATGGCAGTTTTCTGCAGCAGTTTCTGCAGATGCAGCGAGAGAAGAGCTGCGCAGATGCAG GATCTAAAAGTGAGTCCCCTGGCTCCGCCCCCTCTGCTCAGAGCCCATCAGCAGCTGCAACACCCGCACAGAAAAAGAGCATTCTGATTGGCAAACGGCCGGGGTTGGGCGTCGGCAGCATGATCAATCAGTTCAAAAACTACTCGCAGTCCAAGAAGACGGCGCTCGTCGCCGCACGCCCCAGTGTGTTCAGCTCACCCGACGATGAAGACGAGGAGGATGACGACGCACACTACCTGGAGGTCAAAG TTTCCCCCCCAGAGGATGAAGATCTGCGCCTCATCATCGACAAGATGGCCTCGTTTGTAGCTGAAGGAGGTGCTGAGCTGGAGAAGAAAGCCATGGAGGACTACAAAGACAATCCCATGTTCTC ATTCTTGTTTGAGAGGGGCGGTAAAGAGTTTCTGTACTACAGGAAGAGAGTGGCAGAAATCAGGAAACAGACTTCAGCACAATCTGATG TCTCCTCCTCAGTGGACGAGAACACCAGGAAGGTGGCAGAGAAACTGGCGCGCTTCGTAGCAGACGGTGGCACAGAGGTGGAGATCATGGCAGCTGAACACAACCGGGACAATCCTGCCTTCAG TTTCCTGTACGAGTATCAGAGCGCCGCTCATCGCTTCTATAAAGCCAAAGTGGACGAGTTCCGTCAGTGTAAATCGAGCAGTGAGTCTCAGACGCAGGAGGACACGCCCCCCACCACAGccaagaggaagaggaagagtcgCTGGGGCGCTGAAGATGATAAAGTTGAGCTGCCGCCCCCTACAGTCACCAACCATCACATCACTGAACACGAGAACAACACACCTGCACTcactg atcagGAGCTGAGCAGTCTGGGATATAAGAAGGGGAAGCCGGTGGGTTTGGTGGGAGTGACTGAACTCTCAGACGAACAGAAGAAACAACTCAAAGAGCAACAGGAA atgcaGGAGATGTACGATATGATCATGAAGCACAAGCGAGCGATGCAGGACATGCAGCTGCTGTGGGAGAAGGCCATCAAAAACCATCAGCACGAGTACGACAGCGATGAAGAGGTCGATCATGAGGCCGGAACCTGGGAACATCGACTCCGACAGATGGAGATGGAGAAGaccagag AGTGGGCGGAGCAGCTGACAGAGATGGGCAAAGGGAAGCATTTTATTGGTGATTTCCTGCCGCCTGATGAGCTGGAGAAGTTCATGGAGACGTTTAAAGCACTGAAG GAGGGCAGAGATCCTGACTACTCGGAGTATAAAGAGTTCAAGCTGACGGTGGAGAACATCGGCTTTCAGATGCTCATGAAGATGGGCTGGAAGGAGGGTGAAGGTCTCGGCTCGGAGGCGCAGGGCATCAAGAATCCTGTGAACAG agGCTCTACAGCAGTGGATGGTGCAGGGTTCGGTGTGGACAGACCAGCTGAACTGAACAAGAGTGATGATGAATACGATGCCTTCCGTAAGAGAATGATGCTGGCATATCGATTCAGACCAAACCCTCTG AATAATCCCAGAAGGCCGTACTACTGA
- the LOC127441336 gene encoding SURP and G-patch domain-containing protein 1-like isoform X4 has protein sequence MMAVFCSSFCRCSERRAAQMQSPSAAATPAQKKSILIGKRPGLGVGSMINQFKNYSQSKKTALVAARPSVFSSPDDEDEEDDDAHYLEVKVSPPEDEDLRLIIDKMASFVAEGGAELEKKAMEDYKDNPMFSFLFERGGKEFLYYRKRVAEIRKQTSAQSDVSSSVDENTRKVAEKLARFVADGGTEVEIMAAEHNRDNPAFSFLYEYQSAAHRFYKAKVDEFRQCKSSSESQTQEDTPPTTAKRKRKSRWGAEDDKVELPPPTVTNHHITEHENNTPALTDQELSSLGYKKGKPVGLVGVTELSDEQKKQLKEQQEMQEMYDMIMKHKRAMQDMQLLWEKAIKNHQHEYDSDEEVDHEAGTWEHRLRQMEMEKTREWAEQLTEMGKGKHFIGDFLPPDELEKFMETFKALKEGRDPDYSEYKEFKLTVENIGFQMLMKMGWKEGEGLGSEAQGIKNPVNRGSTAVDGAGFGVDRPAELNKSDDEYDAFRKRMMLAYRFRPNPLNNPRRPYY, from the exons ATGATGGCAGTTTTCTGCAGCAGTTTCTGCAGATGCAGCGAGAGAAGAGCTGCGCAGATGCAG AGCCCATCAGCAGCTGCAACACCCGCACAGAAAAAGAGCATTCTGATTGGCAAACGGCCGGGGTTGGGCGTCGGCAGCATGATCAATCAGTTCAAAAACTACTCGCAGTCCAAGAAGACGGCGCTCGTCGCCGCACGCCCCAGTGTGTTCAGCTCACCCGACGATGAAGACGAGGAGGATGACGACGCACACTACCTGGAGGTCAAAG TTTCCCCCCCAGAGGATGAAGATCTGCGCCTCATCATCGACAAGATGGCCTCGTTTGTAGCTGAAGGAGGTGCTGAGCTGGAGAAGAAAGCCATGGAGGACTACAAAGACAATCCCATGTTCTC ATTCTTGTTTGAGAGGGGCGGTAAAGAGTTTCTGTACTACAGGAAGAGAGTGGCAGAAATCAGGAAACAGACTTCAGCACAATCTGATG TCTCCTCCTCAGTGGACGAGAACACCAGGAAGGTGGCAGAGAAACTGGCGCGCTTCGTAGCAGACGGTGGCACAGAGGTGGAGATCATGGCAGCTGAACACAACCGGGACAATCCTGCCTTCAG TTTCCTGTACGAGTATCAGAGCGCCGCTCATCGCTTCTATAAAGCCAAAGTGGACGAGTTCCGTCAGTGTAAATCGAGCAGTGAGTCTCAGACGCAGGAGGACACGCCCCCCACCACAGccaagaggaagaggaagagtcgCTGGGGCGCTGAAGATGATAAAGTTGAGCTGCCGCCCCCTACAGTCACCAACCATCACATCACTGAACACGAGAACAACACACCTGCACTcactg atcagGAGCTGAGCAGTCTGGGATATAAGAAGGGGAAGCCGGTGGGTTTGGTGGGAGTGACTGAACTCTCAGACGAACAGAAGAAACAACTCAAAGAGCAACAGGAA atgcaGGAGATGTACGATATGATCATGAAGCACAAGCGAGCGATGCAGGACATGCAGCTGCTGTGGGAGAAGGCCATCAAAAACCATCAGCACGAGTACGACAGCGATGAAGAGGTCGATCATGAGGCCGGAACCTGGGAACATCGACTCCGACAGATGGAGATGGAGAAGaccagag AGTGGGCGGAGCAGCTGACAGAGATGGGCAAAGGGAAGCATTTTATTGGTGATTTCCTGCCGCCTGATGAGCTGGAGAAGTTCATGGAGACGTTTAAAGCACTGAAG GAGGGCAGAGATCCTGACTACTCGGAGTATAAAGAGTTCAAGCTGACGGTGGAGAACATCGGCTTTCAGATGCTCATGAAGATGGGCTGGAAGGAGGGTGAAGGTCTCGGCTCGGAGGCGCAGGGCATCAAGAATCCTGTGAACAG agGCTCTACAGCAGTGGATGGTGCAGGGTTCGGTGTGGACAGACCAGCTGAACTGAACAAGAGTGATGATGAATACGATGCCTTCCGTAAGAGAATGATGCTGGCATATCGATTCAGACCAAACCCTCTG AATAATCCCAGAAGGCCGTACTACTGA
- the LOC127441336 gene encoding SURP and G-patch domain-containing protein 1-like isoform X2 yields the protein MQVKQSRGGWKSHQQSKLTVIMKQEELIAQKKREIEAKLKEQKQNQKQSKPCSSSPSQASSSSSSSSNKFVNDGSFLQQFLQMQREKSCADAGSKSESPGSAPSAQSPSAAATPAQKKSILIGKRPGLGVGSMINQFKNYSQSKKTALVAARPSVFSSPDDEDEEDDDAHYLEVKVSPPEDEDLRLIIDKMASFVAEGGAELEKKAMEDYKDNPMFSFLFERGGKEFLYYRKRVAEIRKQTSAQSDVSSSVDENTRKVAEKLARFVADGGTEVEIMAAEHNRDNPAFSFLYEYQSAAHRFYKAKVDEFRQCKSSSESQTQEDTPPTTAKRKRKSRWGAEDDKVELPPPTVTNHHITEHENNTPALTDQELSSLGYKKGKPVGLVGVTELSDEQKKQLKEQQEMQEMYDMIMKHKRAMQDMQLLWEKAIKNHQHEYDSDEEVDHEAGTWEHRLRQMEMEKTREWAEQLTEMGKGKHFIGDFLPPDELEKFMETFKALKEGRDPDYSEYKEFKLTVENIGFQMLMKMGWKEGEGLGSEAQGIKNPVNRGSTAVDGAGFGVDRPAELNKSDDEYDAFRKRMMLAYRFRPNPLNNPRRPYY from the exons ATGCAGGTAAAACAAA gtcgTGGCGGCTGGAAGTCTCATCAGCAGAGTAAGCTGACAGTGATCATGAAACAGGAAGAGCTGATCGCTCAGAAGAAGAGAGAGATTGAAGCCAAACTGAAAGAACAGAAACAGAACCAGAAACAGAGCAAACCCTGCag CTCTTCTCCCTCACaggcatcatcatcatcatcatcatcatctaatAAGTTTGTGAATGATGGCAGTTTTCTGCAGCAGTTTCTGCAGATGCAGCGAGAGAAGAGCTGCGCAGATGCAG GATCTAAAAGTGAGTCCCCTGGCTCCGCCCCCTCTGCTCAGAGCCCATCAGCAGCTGCAACACCCGCACAGAAAAAGAGCATTCTGATTGGCAAACGGCCGGGGTTGGGCGTCGGCAGCATGATCAATCAGTTCAAAAACTACTCGCAGTCCAAGAAGACGGCGCTCGTCGCCGCACGCCCCAGTGTGTTCAGCTCACCCGACGATGAAGACGAGGAGGATGACGACGCACACTACCTGGAGGTCAAAG TTTCCCCCCCAGAGGATGAAGATCTGCGCCTCATCATCGACAAGATGGCCTCGTTTGTAGCTGAAGGAGGTGCTGAGCTGGAGAAGAAAGCCATGGAGGACTACAAAGACAATCCCATGTTCTC ATTCTTGTTTGAGAGGGGCGGTAAAGAGTTTCTGTACTACAGGAAGAGAGTGGCAGAAATCAGGAAACAGACTTCAGCACAATCTGATG TCTCCTCCTCAGTGGACGAGAACACCAGGAAGGTGGCAGAGAAACTGGCGCGCTTCGTAGCAGACGGTGGCACAGAGGTGGAGATCATGGCAGCTGAACACAACCGGGACAATCCTGCCTTCAG TTTCCTGTACGAGTATCAGAGCGCCGCTCATCGCTTCTATAAAGCCAAAGTGGACGAGTTCCGTCAGTGTAAATCGAGCAGTGAGTCTCAGACGCAGGAGGACACGCCCCCCACCACAGccaagaggaagaggaagagtcgCTGGGGCGCTGAAGATGATAAAGTTGAGCTGCCGCCCCCTACAGTCACCAACCATCACATCACTGAACACGAGAACAACACACCTGCACTcactg atcagGAGCTGAGCAGTCTGGGATATAAGAAGGGGAAGCCGGTGGGTTTGGTGGGAGTGACTGAACTCTCAGACGAACAGAAGAAACAACTCAAAGAGCAACAGGAA atgcaGGAGATGTACGATATGATCATGAAGCACAAGCGAGCGATGCAGGACATGCAGCTGCTGTGGGAGAAGGCCATCAAAAACCATCAGCACGAGTACGACAGCGATGAAGAGGTCGATCATGAGGCCGGAACCTGGGAACATCGACTCCGACAGATGGAGATGGAGAAGaccagag AGTGGGCGGAGCAGCTGACAGAGATGGGCAAAGGGAAGCATTTTATTGGTGATTTCCTGCCGCCTGATGAGCTGGAGAAGTTCATGGAGACGTTTAAAGCACTGAAG GAGGGCAGAGATCCTGACTACTCGGAGTATAAAGAGTTCAAGCTGACGGTGGAGAACATCGGCTTTCAGATGCTCATGAAGATGGGCTGGAAGGAGGGTGAAGGTCTCGGCTCGGAGGCGCAGGGCATCAAGAATCCTGTGAACAG agGCTCTACAGCAGTGGATGGTGCAGGGTTCGGTGTGGACAGACCAGCTGAACTGAACAAGAGTGATGATGAATACGATGCCTTCCGTAAGAGAATGATGCTGGCATATCGATTCAGACCAAACCCTCTG AATAATCCCAGAAGGCCGTACTACTGA
- the LOC127441336 gene encoding SURP and G-patch domain-containing protein 1-like isoform X1, translating to MEFNDAGRGGWKSHQQSKLTVIMKQEELIAQKKREIEAKLKEQKQNQKQSKPCSSSPSQASSSSSSSSNKFVNDGSFLQQFLQMQREKSCADAGSKSESPGSAPSAQSPSAAATPAQKKSILIGKRPGLGVGSMINQFKNYSQSKKTALVAARPSVFSSPDDEDEEDDDAHYLEVKVSPPEDEDLRLIIDKMASFVAEGGAELEKKAMEDYKDNPMFSFLFERGGKEFLYYRKRVAEIRKQTSAQSDVSSSVDENTRKVAEKLARFVADGGTEVEIMAAEHNRDNPAFSFLYEYQSAAHRFYKAKVDEFRQCKSSSESQTQEDTPPTTAKRKRKSRWGAEDDKVELPPPTVTNHHITEHENNTPALTDQELSSLGYKKGKPVGLVGVTELSDEQKKQLKEQQEMQEMYDMIMKHKRAMQDMQLLWEKAIKNHQHEYDSDEEVDHEAGTWEHRLRQMEMEKTREWAEQLTEMGKGKHFIGDFLPPDELEKFMETFKALKEGRDPDYSEYKEFKLTVENIGFQMLMKMGWKEGEGLGSEAQGIKNPVNRGSTAVDGAGFGVDRPAELNKSDDEYDAFRKRMMLAYRFRPNPLNNPRRPYY from the exons ATGGAGTTTAACGATGCAG gtcgTGGCGGCTGGAAGTCTCATCAGCAGAGTAAGCTGACAGTGATCATGAAACAGGAAGAGCTGATCGCTCAGAAGAAGAGAGAGATTGAAGCCAAACTGAAAGAACAGAAACAGAACCAGAAACAGAGCAAACCCTGCag CTCTTCTCCCTCACaggcatcatcatcatcatcatcatcatctaatAAGTTTGTGAATGATGGCAGTTTTCTGCAGCAGTTTCTGCAGATGCAGCGAGAGAAGAGCTGCGCAGATGCAG GATCTAAAAGTGAGTCCCCTGGCTCCGCCCCCTCTGCTCAGAGCCCATCAGCAGCTGCAACACCCGCACAGAAAAAGAGCATTCTGATTGGCAAACGGCCGGGGTTGGGCGTCGGCAGCATGATCAATCAGTTCAAAAACTACTCGCAGTCCAAGAAGACGGCGCTCGTCGCCGCACGCCCCAGTGTGTTCAGCTCACCCGACGATGAAGACGAGGAGGATGACGACGCACACTACCTGGAGGTCAAAG TTTCCCCCCCAGAGGATGAAGATCTGCGCCTCATCATCGACAAGATGGCCTCGTTTGTAGCTGAAGGAGGTGCTGAGCTGGAGAAGAAAGCCATGGAGGACTACAAAGACAATCCCATGTTCTC ATTCTTGTTTGAGAGGGGCGGTAAAGAGTTTCTGTACTACAGGAAGAGAGTGGCAGAAATCAGGAAACAGACTTCAGCACAATCTGATG TCTCCTCCTCAGTGGACGAGAACACCAGGAAGGTGGCAGAGAAACTGGCGCGCTTCGTAGCAGACGGTGGCACAGAGGTGGAGATCATGGCAGCTGAACACAACCGGGACAATCCTGCCTTCAG TTTCCTGTACGAGTATCAGAGCGCCGCTCATCGCTTCTATAAAGCCAAAGTGGACGAGTTCCGTCAGTGTAAATCGAGCAGTGAGTCTCAGACGCAGGAGGACACGCCCCCCACCACAGccaagaggaagaggaagagtcgCTGGGGCGCTGAAGATGATAAAGTTGAGCTGCCGCCCCCTACAGTCACCAACCATCACATCACTGAACACGAGAACAACACACCTGCACTcactg atcagGAGCTGAGCAGTCTGGGATATAAGAAGGGGAAGCCGGTGGGTTTGGTGGGAGTGACTGAACTCTCAGACGAACAGAAGAAACAACTCAAAGAGCAACAGGAA atgcaGGAGATGTACGATATGATCATGAAGCACAAGCGAGCGATGCAGGACATGCAGCTGCTGTGGGAGAAGGCCATCAAAAACCATCAGCACGAGTACGACAGCGATGAAGAGGTCGATCATGAGGCCGGAACCTGGGAACATCGACTCCGACAGATGGAGATGGAGAAGaccagag AGTGGGCGGAGCAGCTGACAGAGATGGGCAAAGGGAAGCATTTTATTGGTGATTTCCTGCCGCCTGATGAGCTGGAGAAGTTCATGGAGACGTTTAAAGCACTGAAG GAGGGCAGAGATCCTGACTACTCGGAGTATAAAGAGTTCAAGCTGACGGTGGAGAACATCGGCTTTCAGATGCTCATGAAGATGGGCTGGAAGGAGGGTGAAGGTCTCGGCTCGGAGGCGCAGGGCATCAAGAATCCTGTGAACAG agGCTCTACAGCAGTGGATGGTGCAGGGTTCGGTGTGGACAGACCAGCTGAACTGAACAAGAGTGATGATGAATACGATGCCTTCCGTAAGAGAATGATGCTGGCATATCGATTCAGACCAAACCCTCTG AATAATCCCAGAAGGCCGTACTACTGA